In Fragaria vesca subsp. vesca linkage group LG5, FraVesHawaii_1.0, whole genome shotgun sequence, the genomic stretch AAGCTCACGGTTTATCATTTCGGCAATGCACTCGCAATTTCAAACCTAAGAATTCTAGTTTCTCAATTCCACAGCAACCAAACACAGAAGAATTGAAAATAGAAATGTCACATTGACTGACCTAAACCAAGGAGCCAACTCCTCAACCATACAAAGCAGCCGCTCATACACCTCCTCTTCCTTGCTTCGAATCGCAGAAGCACACCTCGCTAGAATATACACCACTTCTCCGATATCAGCGCCGCCCTGCTCGACACCTGGCACAAATCGACGGTCCAAATCCACCGGCTCCTTTCCTAATTGAATCGCCTTGAAGCTCTTCAAAACCCTAAGCGCCTCGGACTCGGCGTCCCAGTGGCGGCCCCACTTCTCGAAGGCGCAAACCAACCGGATCCTCTGGATGTGGAGCTTGTATGGCTTGCCGGAGAATTGCGATGACACGGCGTCCATGGAGTCGAGGCAGAGGCGGTAAATGTCGAACAATTCGGGGGCAAAATCGGCATCGAGGTTTGAAGGATCGGCGAGGCGTTTGGGGAGGATGGCTAAGGCGAGGTTGAGGAAGGGGGTGAATTTTTTGGCGAGAGAGCGTTGTAGGGTTTGGAGGTCGGCGGAGGTCTTCTTCTTCTTTTTGTTGTGAAGGTCGGCGAATGGATTTAGGTAGTCGGAGATGAGGCTGTGAGTCCCGGCAGAATCGGCGGATTCGAGCTTGGAGAGGAGAGTTTCGGAGGTCTCCGCGGCGGAGGCCATGGCGGTGAGGAGAGAGAGTGAATGGGCATTTGAAATATCTAAAGGTTTTAGGTCTTAAAGGCGCGAATAGAGAAGCGCTTATTTCAAACCAACAAAATTGAAAAAATTTCGCTAGGAAAAGAAATTATTTAAAATTTAAAATTTAAAATGAATTAAGTAAGATTCTCCGGTTAATAAGAGGTAATAAGAGGTTTCTTTGTTCGAATCTCAGCTTGTGAAAAACATCTTATTTTAGTAAGATATCTACTACTGGACAGCAAAACCCAAATTTCGACCAGCCAAACCCATAGGAGGCAGAATTCATCAATATTTTGGTTCATTTGGTTTCTGTTCCAGTTAGTACTACTAGAGAGGTAAATTGAGGAATAAGGAAATTCATCTGAAATCCAGGTGACCCAGATCACCCAACTCATCCAGCAAAAACTCACCTCCACCGAGGTGTAAACAGATACAGTTTTTTATCAACCATAGAATATATTTGCTATCCTAGTGTTCTATAACACATTATAAATTCCTCTACTTGTTAGTATAGAAATAATATAAATAGCATGAAAGAATGACAAACAGACAGATAGTGTTATATGAAAATGGAAACTAATAATATCTAATATGGATAGATCAGACCAGGTTGTAACTTTTTTTTTATGAATAATTAACCAGGTTGTAATTTCCAACAAGAAATGTTGATATAACAGGAAATCACTTGGTTGATGGTCATTTACAACCAAAGATTCAGCACAAAATAAGTGAAAGGAATCTTATTCCATCAAAACATTGCCAATATTCTGATATGAGACTACAACTGAAAGGTACTTTTAGGATTGGTCAAATAACTAGTTAAAAGTTCTACCATTCAATTTGAAATAACAAGTATTAAATCACTAACTGAAGGCGAAATTCTTGATGAAGTTTTTCACTTTAACCCAGTCTGCTGCCTGCCGTCAGGGATTGCAAAGAGAACAATAGGCTTTGAAGGCCTGACGTAGGGAACATCACATCTGAAGTATCCTTTCCTCTCAAGTTGCAATACATCTCCACACTTCAGATTTCGCATATTGGCATCCCCAAGGGCTGCTGTCTCCTTTTCGGTACATGGGTTAACCGCATCGAGGAAATCCTCGCCTTCCTCAAGCTGCAATTACAAATTAAAACAACCAACTCAATTACACATGAAGCTAGCAATAAACCATCGCACGTACAATAACTAAATCCACTGATTAACCATTTTTGTAAGGCATAGAAAGCTTCAAAATTATTGAATGGCACATACCTTCTTCTTTGTTATCAGATAATCAAACTCCATCAATGAGAGTTTAACCAGTTCATCTATTTCAGGCAGCCAGGTAAGCTTCAATTTGGTCGTTTTCACAGATCCTTCAAGATGCAAAACCCCTGTGAGCGCAAGATTTCCATCTTTGTCTTTCTCAATCTTCTTAACAATGGCATTCCCCCAATCCATGAGCGTCACTTCCTCGTCAACTGAAATCAACTCTGCATCAGCTCGATCTATCCATATGCTCCTTGTGAATGTTGTTGCCTTCTCTCCAGCACTTTCGCACTTCTTATGCCTAGGTATTATGCGGACAAATGGCTTCTCGGGCCCATTAATGAGTGTCAACAACACTCGTCCCTCTTCAATGACAGCAGTATGTCTTGGGCATACAGGATCGATAATCTTCTTGTTAATTGTCCACAGTTTGTCCCATTCCATAAGATTCAGATTCTTCGAAGCCCCCTAATTCATAAAATACAAAATAAAAAATCAGTTTTCAGTTCAACTTTCAAAGTTTAGATATATTAAAAAGTCTCCATACTGTAAAATAAACTAGTACAACTATGAAACAGAGGACATAAGAAGCATTAGACAGGTACTATATTTCATGACCAATTAATGCTCTCCAATAGGTAATCCGTACAATTGGCGTTTAGCAGTTCAGTTTTTGTAAGATACTAAGATAAACATTTTACTGTTGTTAATTATGGTATGACATATTAGTGACTTACCATCTCAAGAATGAACTGTAACAATGCTTCGACTTTGAGACCTCTACGCACAATTCCCTGAACAGTGGGAAATCGAGGATCATCCCATCCATTGACCTTCCCATTTTGAACAAACCACAAAAGCTTGCGCTTGCTGAGGAGTGTATAGACCATGTTCAACCTACTGAACTCATATAGATGCACTCTTCTCAGTTCCATATCCCCTTGAATCCAATAGTACTGGGCGTTGCGGTCATGATACTCACTAGAACGAAGTGCATGAGTTATACCTTCAATGGAATCAACAAATGGACAAGCGAAATCATAAGTTGGGTAGACCTTGTACTTGGACCCAATCCTATGATGTGGCATTGGATTGCAACGATAATAAACTGGATCTCTGAGTGACTTATTAGGGTCCTGCATATCTAGCTTCCCCCTAACACAACACTGCAGACCCCTCTCTGTACCTGCGATCATCTGCTCCCACAATTTCAAATTTTCCTCTTTGCTGTGGTTTCTACACTTTGACTCAATCCCATCCATTCGTTCTTTTTGCATCAACTCTCTTGGTGTATCATCAACATATGCTTTACCTTGGATAATCAGCTTCTCGGCCATTTTCATTAACTCGGGGAAGTAATCTGAAGTATAGGTAACCATCTCATACTCGATGCCCAAAGTTTCAATGTCCTTGAGAATATTATCCACAAACTCATTGCTTTCTTTAGCAGGATTTGTATCATCAAACCGCAGAATCACCTGACCTTGATACCGCTGAGCAAAATACTTATTCATCAAAGCTGCCTTGGTGTGCCCAATGTGAAGATAACCACTGGGCTCCGGCGCAAACCTCAACTTCACCTTTCCAACCTCAGCCTCGGGAAGATCCACCTCGGATGTTCCTCGCGCTTTCGCCACGTCTCCATTCACGCCATTCGATTGCTGACTGGCTGAGTTCTCTTTCAATTTCACCGCGCCTTTCTTTCCAACATACGCAGATGTTACTTGGTTCAATGCATCACCATGCTGCTCCAATATCGAACCATACCACCTACTTAAATTCTGATACTTCTTCGACTTCCTCAAACTCTCCCATCTAAGCCCAGCTCCTGCCAAGCATAGAGTTTAATTATTTAACCATCCAAATATCCCTAGCATTTCCAATCAAAAATGTACCTTACAACTATGACCTAACAATACTAGGTGAGCTACAAACCTGCAAGGCCAGACCAGATAGCAATATCGGCAACCGAAAACGAATGATCAACCAAGAAGGTTCGGCTTCCCAAATACTCATCCAAATGCTTGCAGGCATTCTCAAAAGCAGAGCCAACTGAGAGCACCGGAGCGTACTCAAGCCACTCAAAAATCTGAGCATCTTGAAACGCATCGCCGCCGCAGAGATCGGAGATACGACCGAAATAACAAAGAAGCGGCGAAACGCCGCGCAGTTTTCGCCTAAGAATCGAAGCAAATGAGAACATTGAAGATAAGAAACGAAACGAAAGCATAGTAAGAGAGGAGTTACCCATCGGAGAAGTGAAGAACGGGAGGAGAGCCGGGAGCGAGAGAGGCGTCGGCGGGGACCGAAACCCCAGCGAGCTTGGCTGCCGCGATTACTGAAAGCGGAGGGTTTTCCACCGGGAAAGAGAGCGACTTCAGCTTCATCGGAAATCCAATGACTTCTTCTTCCCAGTGATCAGTGATAATGCTAACAGGAAACAAGAGCGAAGGGAAGAGCCTACTTATACCCGGTCTACGATACTGCGTCGTTTCATCCCCAACCCAACCCAACGCTTCCTCGCTCTTTTCTTCATTTTTACGCTTTTACTGCTCTAGATAATTTTTTTTTACTGCTCTAGATAATGATCCCTATTGTTTAGGGAACGCTAAATTGCTTGTTTGACTCGTTCGGCGCTTAGTGTTACCACGTTTCTAGCTAGGTTTGTTAAAAGTTAAAACGTGGGCTGCGTCTTTTTATTATTTGATTATAAACTGAATTTTCATCTCGGACGAGACTATCCAATGATTCCAATGCCTTTCTTTAGGGTTAAAGGCACGAGAAAGAAAGAAAATTCGATCATTAACTTTCCTCCGTTGTGCAATGAAGAGGGGACGATTTTAAGCATTATGTATACAGGGCTACAATTGCAGCTGATCCAATATTAAACGCAAATGATTGCATTGTTGTTGTTCTATACGGTAGCAAAAGATTTTTGGCTGTTTTCAGACTCGGTTACGACATAAATTGGACTTACATTGATAAAAAGTGGCGTCACTATGAAGATGTTGCTATAGTTCAAGAAACGTGCTATCATTTTCGAAAATCTTAGTTATAGTAACAACCTTTTGTCTTTTGATATTGTCGCCGGGAACAACTCTAAAACAAAAAAGAAACTGAGAGAGAATTTTTGCTCTAACCTAATACTAGTGGCACCAAAAGTTCTACAAGAACCTCAACAAATAAGCAGCGTGGAGTATCTCGTGGATTCAACTTTGATGGCTCAAAGGCACACTATTCACAGACATGCAGGTTTCGAAGTATTTGAACGTGTAACTTGAAATTTCAAAGTATATGAATTAGAGTTGCGGCATGAGAAATTTGATAAGTTAACGAGCAAAAAGAAAAAAAAAACACCTTAGCCGATGTTGTTATCTTTTTGGGGGATAACTCTTCGGCATTTGTAGTTGCTTCACATTTTCCAGGATGTCAGCCAAATTGCATATATTTCAACCATGATTTCATAACTTAAGGCGTAAAGTTGATGAATTTGGGATTCATGATTGGGAAATAAAAGGTTTCATGTTGGTGTGTATAATGTTCAAGATAAAATGTCCACATCTTTCTACCTTGCTAAAGAAGACTATTAGATTTTCAATATGGGTTGTCCTGGCGTTTCAAATGTAAGCAATATTACTATTGAATTAATTTGCCAATTTCAAGCAAAGTAATTTGTTTTCCCGGAATTTATTTCATAAGTTTACAACTTTCTTTTATTTTTACATATATGTAAGATTCATATCATAACGATAAAAAATCAAACTTTAGGACTATATATAAGTACAACCGTATATGAAATTTACACTCATCGGTATCTTCTACCCTAACCGCTATCCATACTAAAACAAGTCGTAGCACAGCTTCTTGCTAAACTCCTATTTAATTATATCCTATATGTTTTTTTCATGTTTCACTTTAAAGTTAAACTATCATGCTCTGTCTTTTGCAAAGTATATATAACTGAAGAATAATCTCCAAATTTCCTTCTTCGCAATCGATTGCAGTAACCCTGAAAACTCTGGTGAGGCTACCTTCTAGTGTTGTTTCACTTCATTCTCTTGCCCTTACCGTGTAAGTAAAAATGAACTACAGTTGCATCATTTGACTTCCTACTTGATTGCTAGTGCTTTAGTAGCATCTCCAGCAGCATTGATAAATTAAAAAAATTAAAGATTTATCAATTTTTAAATGAATCTTTGCTCTAGTAGTATACTTAAGAAGTTGATAAATTTAGAAATTGATAGAGAAAATTGATAAATTTATCAATCTTTAGGAGACAATTAACTAAAACTTAACTAATGTATACAATTTAACAATACTGCTGGAGCAAAAGTTCAAAAATTGCTGTTGTAAATCTAAATGTTGATAAATTTAGTAATAAGTTTAACTGTACTGCTGGAGATGGTCCGAATGTTTAAATTTTTTAATAAAAGCAAAATAAACCCACAATAAATGGTTTAGGCTCTATATATATACATGTTTTCCGTCGGTTTCATAAAAACATTTTAGCTCCCAAATTCATAATGTCTCATTTGTTATCAAGGACGAAAACATCATAGTTAACTGGAGTTAGTGCGTAATGCTCTCGGATGGAGTTTGTGGGTGGATCCTCTCGGATCTTGCCGAAATCTCTTTGAAGACAGATCGAGGTCTGGTTTTGGTGCGGGTGGTAGAGGGCGATGGAGGCGTCATTCGTGGGCTTTCGTGGTTTGGGATTGTGCTGGTGAGACTATTGCAACGACGTGGGGTCGGAGATGGAGGTCAGACGGCTGTTGGGATCTGTTAGCGGCAGTGGCTACGGCGCGATGGTTTTGCCGGCTTGGTGGTGGTAGGGTGGGTGTTTGTGCAACTGCAGGCTTAGGCTGAAGTCAAGGGGTGGGCTGGATTGGCTTTGTTTCAGCTATGGGTTTGCTCTGAGCCTAATGTGTCTTGGGCCTGGGTTTACAATCTGGGTCCAAGATGGTTTATCTTTTGTTTTTTCAAATTCTATTTTTTTTTTCCTATTATTAGTTGTTCTAATAACTAGCTGTCTTTATGGGT encodes the following:
- the LOC101296571 gene encoding glutamate--tRNA ligase, cytoplasmic-like gives rise to the protein MKLKSLSFPVENPPLSVIAAAKLAGVSVPADASLAPGSPPVLHFSDGRKLRGVSPLLCYFGRISDLCGGDAFQDAQIFEWLEYAPVLSVGSAFENACKHLDEYLGSRTFLVDHSFSVADIAIWSGLAGAGLRWESLRKSKKYQNLSRWYGSILEQHGDALNQVTSAYVGKKGAVKLKENSASQQSNGVNGDVAKARGTSEVDLPEAEVGKVKLRFAPEPSGYLHIGHTKAALMNKYFAQRYQGQVILRFDDTNPAKESNEFVDNILKDIETLGIEYEMVTYTSDYFPELMKMAEKLIIQGKAYVDDTPRELMQKERMDGIESKCRNHSKEENLKLWEQMIAGTERGLQCCVRGKLDMQDPNKSLRDPVYYRCNPMPHHRIGSKYKVYPTYDFACPFVDSIEGITHALRSSEYHDRNAQYYWIQGDMELRRVHLYEFSRLNMVYTLLSKRKLLWFVQNGKVNGWDDPRFPTVQGIVRRGLKVEALLQFILEMGASKNLNLMEWDKLWTINKKIIDPVCPRHTAVIEEGRVLLTLINGPEKPFVRIIPRHKKCESAGEKATTFTRSIWIDRADAELISVDEEVTLMDWGNAIVKKIEKDKDGNLALTGVLHLEGSVKTTKLKLTWLPEIDELVKLSLMEFDYLITKKKLEEGEDFLDAVNPCTEKETAALGDANMRNLKCGDVLQLERKGYFRCDVPYVRPSKPIVLFAIPDGRQQTGLK